Proteins encoded within one genomic window of Fusarium musae strain F31 chromosome 4, whole genome shotgun sequence:
- a CDS encoding hypothetical protein (EggNog:ENOG41), whose protein sequence is MPFGKLTTCLWFEDQGEEAANHYVSIFAPDSKINTIQRYTPAGQDTHGQEPGRVMVIEFELRGRSFVALNGGPAKWKFSEAISLMIDCKDQAEVDHFWEKLSEGGDEARQQCGWLTDKFGVAWQVVPSALKEMMGSEDKAAAGRATMAMMKMKKFDIAELEKAYKG, encoded by the coding sequence ATGCCTTTCGGAAAACTCACTACTTGTCTCTGGTTCGAGGACCAAGGCGAAGAGGCAGCAAACCACTACGTCTCAATCTTTGCCCCTGATTCCAAGATCAATACCATTCAACGCTACACTCCCGCCGGTCAAGACACACACGGCCAGGAACCCGGAAGGGTCATGGTAATCGAATTCGAGCTCCGAGGCCGTTCCTTTGTCGCACTCAATGGCGGTCCAGCGAAGTGGAAATTCAGCGAGGCCATTTCTCTCATGATCGACTGCAAAGATCAGGCTGAAGTTGATCACTTCTGGGAGAAGCTCAGCGAAGGAGGTGATGAGGCCCGCCAACAGTGTGGATGGTTGACCGACAAGTTTGGAGTTGCTTGGCAAGTCGTGCCTTCAGCGCTCAAGGAGATGATGGGATCTGAGGATAAAGCTGCCGCTGGAAGAGCGActatggccatgatgaagatgaagaagtttGATATTGctgagttggagaaggcgTATAAGGGTTGA
- a CDS encoding hypothetical protein (EggNog:ENOG41) — MAESAHSSLASGGQHDDPASKPHLASTGLENQEEGNAREGDYDVETVERIYRKIDRRIIPAFWVLYFLCSAIRSNIGIAQTMNKDKGHDLMTVLGMTPKDVSTALALFYVAYVIFDCPSNLIMSKLGPRLWMARIVFATSVIGTCFAAVNDPWSVKLLRFLLGLVIAGMWPGMAFYLTLFYPPSRTGQRIGYYFTASQVSAAVVGLVSAGFQLMDGERGIVGFRWMFMVYGLVGVLLSVILLWWLPDRPLAPGQTRPKTGIFKWLPATPEVLKGQDAVIHYHDLRRVYHARPWNFRDLGLVLIDWRLWPLTLMYFGVVGVGIGTQMYGSVIIASIRPEASGVEVSLLFAPIWIMDLIAILIVTPISDRFHRSRPYFFSAAVCIQIAGLLTTTLATNNGWARYGGLLMVGFGLGPTVPICMAWSSEIFQKRHGEVGVAAATALVSGLGNLGSVMTTYALYTGWPEDAAPGPHQYRKSNYTMIGILCMSILSSFAMKALLTYFGNPPSNKLQSDSSSEFEDGAARREGQERGFGSLPWKKSNRA; from the exons ATGGCAGAGTCAGCTCATAGCTCGCTCGCCAGTGGTGGCCAGCATGATGACCCCGCGTCCAAGCCTCATCTTGCTTCTACTGGGCTTGAGAATCAGGAAGAGGGAAATGCTCGAGAGGGTGATTATGACGTTGAGACGGTAGAGCGTATCTACAG AAAGATTGATCGCCGTATCATTCCTG CTTTCTGGGTCCTATACTTCCTCTGCTCAGCCATCAGGTCGAATATCGGTATTGCTCAAACTatgaacaaggacaagggaCACGATCTCATGACTGTCCTTGGAATGACTCCAAAGGATGTCTCGACTGCTCTCGCTCTCTTCTACGTTGCATATGTCATCTTTGACTGTCCCTCCAACCTCATCATGAGCAAGCTGGGCCCTCGTCTTTGGATGGCACGCATTGTCTTTGCTACCAGTGTCATTGGAACTTGCTTCGCTGCTGTCAACGATCCTTGGAGTGTGAAGCTACTTCGATTCTTGCTTGGACTCGTCATTGCTGGCATGTGGCCTGGTATGGCTTTCTACCTGACCTTGTTCTACCCTCCTTCGCGCACCGGCCAGCGAATTGGCTACTACTTCACTGCGTCTCAAGTGTCTGCTGCCGTTGTTGGTCTCGTGTCTGCAGGATTCCAACTTATGGATGGGGAGAGAGGCATTGTGGGCTTCCGTTGGATGTTTATGGTTTATGGTCTTGTTGGTGTCCTTCTGAGCGTTATCCTCCTGTGGTGGCTCCCCGACCGTCCTCTTGCACCTGGCCAGACCCGACCCAAGACTGGTATCTTCAAGTGGCTCCCCGCTACCCCTGAGGTTCTCAAGGGCCAAGACGCAGTTATTCACTACCACGATCTTCGACGTGTTTATCACGCTCGACCCTGGAACTTTAGGGACCTAGGCCTTGTTCTGATTGATTGGCGTCTCTGGCCCCTGACTTTGATGTATTTCGGTGTCGTTGGCGTCGGCATCGGCACTCAGATGTACGGATCCGTAATCATCGCCTCCATCCGACCTGAGGCCAGCGGCGTCGAAGTTAGTCTTCTGTTTGCGCCAATCTGGATCATGGATCTCATCGCCATTCTCATCGTCACTCCTATCTCGGATCGCTTCCACAGATCTCGGCCTTACTTCTTCTCTGCAGCTGTCTGCATTCAGATCGCCGGTCTTCTTACCACTACTCTGGCGACCAACAACGGCTGGGCTCGATATGGAGGTCTTCTCATGGTTGGTTTCGGTCTTGGTCCCACTGTCCCTATCTGCATGGCTTGGAGCTCTGAGATCTTCCAGAAGCGCCATGGCGAAGTCGGAGTCGCTGCCGCGACTGCGCTCGTCTCTGGTCTCGGTAACCTGGGCAGTGTCATGACAACCTATGCTCTCTACACTGGCTGGCCTGAGGATGCCGCCCCTGGCCCTCACCAATACCGCAAGAGCAACTACACCATGATCGGAATTCTGTGCATGAGCATTCTCAGCTCATTCGCGATGAAGGCTCTTCTCACATATTTTGGCAACCCACCCAGCAACAAGCTCCAGTCAGACTCATCTAGTGAGTTTGAGGATGGTGCAGCCCGGCGAGAGGGTCAGGAGCGCGGTTTCGGATCTCTTCCTTGGAAGAAGTCGAACCGTGCTTAA